The following are encoded in a window of Eleutherodactylus coqui strain aEleCoq1 chromosome 12, aEleCoq1.hap1, whole genome shotgun sequence genomic DNA:
- the ASTE1 gene encoding protein asteroid homolog 1: protein MGIQGFMSFVSSHSNFFNEIKLKNTKLIIDGSNLYHTLHFDSGLDLVHGGDYDKFTDVLNKFFESLAMCNIQAYVVFDGGFDISNKKLETQKRRFKDKIRMAQNLSKGRGGSVLPLLSREVCIQVLRNLQVPFVQCFAEADREIVVLANLWNCPILSFDSDFCIFDLKVGYCPQNSFHWKNIVTMKETHECYMPARCFSAQKLCHFYNNMNMALLPLFAVLTGNDYINLLALETFFSKVNLPIGNTSHSGRKHTQIHGLLNWLSRFSDVEEAMENVLNYLRAKDRDSVRQLLYSAMEEYSLDETVNLEQYFLRGSYISPTAVKLNLPEWVKFVLARGELSPLLSDALVLRRVFLHPQVEDFRKPSAHFVTKPLRRFIYAILHASRKSQKEARRSKNFLVVEFHRFEGNLRRSVVEISYASDDISKDLSLSKLPQLPSEISLKVLLGGLDVKIGDLEFAPPSHRLLLAVVCYWITHAQPKVKLHHVKALLMGIVCGEARSVHNKPDEHEEALTSVCEQIRRMQVLGAQPKRLNMEDAHIFCQWQCCLQMGLHFNQLLCTPLPEPDITRHYSGSLVHHLTQQLKMSSSLEGLFKACPSLEKLYQDCIQAVMSTIPQDHFRSRTKQAAGRSKRKGKVGKKGLNLKVVTSPKNQPQCDPSNRFACLLMED from the exons ATGGGAATTCAAGGATTTATGAGCTTTGTGTCTTCTCATAGTAACTTCTTCaatgaaataaaactaaaaaacacaaAATTAATCATAGACGGTAGCAATCTGTACCACACATTACATTTTGATTCAGGCTTGGATCTTGTTCATGGCGGGGACTATGACAAATTCACTGATGTCCTTAATAAATTCTTTGAAAGTTTGGCTATGTGCAACATACAAGCCTACGTTGTGTTTGATGGCGGCTTTGACATATCGAATAAGAAACTGGAAACCCAGAAGCGGCGTTTCAAGGATAAGATCAGGATGGCGCAGAACCTTTCAAAGGGCAGAGGTGGTAGTGTGCTTCCTTTGCTTAGTAGAGAGGTGTGCATTCAGGTCTTGAGGAACCTGCAAGTGCCCTTCGTCCAGTGTTTCGCCGAAGCCGATAGAGAAATAGTTGTGTTGGCCAATCTATGGAACTGCCCCATACTTTCCTTTGACAGTGACTTCTGCATCTTTGATTTAAAGGTTGGATATTGTCCCCAGAACTCCTTTCATTGGAAAAACATTGTCACCATGAAGGAAACTCATGAGTGCTACATGCCAGCCCGATGCTTCTCGGCtcaaaaattgtgccatttttacAACAACATGAATATGGCCTTGTTGCCTCTTTTTGCTGTTCTCACAGGGAATGACTATATCAACCTGTTGGCTTTAGAAACCTTCTTCAGTAAGGTCAACCTACCGATAGGAAATACCAGCCATAGCGGACGAAAGCACACTCAAATACATGGCCTACTGAACTGGTTGTCTAGATTTTCAGATGTGGAAGAAGCTATGGAAAATGTGCTGAACTATCTTAGGGCAAAGGATCGTGACTCGGTCAGGCAGCTTCTGTATTCTGCCATGGAAGAATATAGCCTCGATGAGACTGTAAACCTTGAGCAATATTTTCTAAGAGGTTCATATATTTCTCCGACTGCAGTGAAACTCAACTTGCCTGAATGGGTGAAGTTCGTTCTAGCAAGAGGTGAACTCTCTCCATTGCTAAGTGATGCTTTGGTGTTAAGAAGAGTGTTTCTTCATCCTCAGGTTGAGGACTTTAGAAAGCCATCTGCTCACTTCGTTACAAAGCCTCTTCGCAGATTCATCTATGCTATACTACATGCGTCCCGTAAGTCACAAAAGGAAGCTCGAAGAAGTAAGAATTTCTTGGTTGTCGAGTTTCACAGATTTGAGGGTAACTTAAGAAGATCCGTAGTCGAAATAAGTTATGCCAGTGACGATATCAGCAAAGACCTCTCACTTTCTAAACTTCCACAG CTTCCATCAGAAATATCTCTAAAGGTGCTGCTAGGGGGCCTTGATGTGAAGATAGGTGACCTGGAGTTCGCGCcgccttcccatagacttctactggCCGTAGTTTGTTACTGGATCACGCATGCACAACCCAAAGTAAAACTGCATCACGTAAAAGCCCTCCTCATGGGAATCGTCTGCGGAGAAGCGCGCAGCGTTCATAATAAACCAG ATGAACATGAAGAGGCGCTCACATCGGTTTGTGAGCAGATCCGGAGGATGCAAGTGCTCGGCGCTCAACCCAAGAGACTGAATATGGAAGACGCCCATATCTTCTGCCAGTGGCAGTGCTGTCTACAGATGGGCCTGCACTTCAATCAGCTTCTCTGCACTCCACTGCCGGAGCCCGATATTACCAG ACATTACAGCGGTTCTTTGGTGCATCATCTGACGCAGCAGCTCAAGATGTCATCCTCCTTAGAAGGCTTGTTTAAAGCGTGTCCGTCCCTGGAGAAGCTCTATCAGGACTGCATTCAAGCTGTAATGTCTACTATCCCGCAGGACCACTTCCGGAGCAGGACTAAGCAGGCAGCAGGCAGGTCTAAGAGAAAAGGAAAAGTGGGCAAAAAAGGGTTAAACCTCAAAGTGGTCACCAGCCCCAAAAACCAGCCCCAGTGTGATCCCAGCAATAGATTTGCTTGCCTGTTAATGGAAGACTGA